The Malus domestica chromosome 08, GDT2T_hap1 genomic interval ACACTCCATCTTATATGAGTGAAGTGAAAAATAAGTTGCACAAAGCTTTCATTCTAGAgtaattttctttgtttatatACGGAAAAAGATCTATCATTTAAGTGTGACCTATTGTAGCCTTGTAGGTTGTGATGTCCTTCAATGTGGGTCAAGTGTTGGTTTGATGTGAATCAACTAAGTTTGCTCATTTTCAAAGGGATTTTCTACGGTTCTGCAGACTATGAGATCATTCGGTTGCTTTAACCGTGATCTTTGTCTAACAAGACAAAAATCAAGATCTAACGGTTAAAACAACAAGAGTATTTCATACTACGAAGCACTCTAGAATTTTGCATTTTCAAAGGTTGAATGAGTCATACATGGTTGGTTGGTTTAGTTTGCTGATGTCATGCTATTACATCCCTCCTTTATCTCCTTACTTCTTTATTTCAAGCTAGAAGTAGTGGTTACCACTGGTGATAGTTTATGATCCAAGAAGATATTTTCTACTTGAATAATTTGAAGTAGTGTCTACTTGATTACAATACATCTTAAAGAAAAACCGCGTCAAATCCAAAACTTtacaaaaaattcaacaaacTTTGTAATGGGAGAAGGACGCCAAAAGAAAATACGCTATGAGGGGCCATAGCATTGACATTGAGTAAACAACTTGGTAATTTACAAAAGCTTAGGccaattttccaaaaaaaaaaaaaaaaaaaaaaaaacagctcaGGCCAATGAGCCACATGGAAGAAAATACACTGCACTGTTAGTTCATTTGACCTACCACCCAAGTTCCCAGAACGAAAACTGAACAAAGTGCCTACAAAGaagcctttaaaaaaaaaaaaaaaaaaaaaaaaaaaattccggtACAAGCAATGTTGTAGGAGGAAGGAAAATCAAACTCGGGACCTCAGGCGCAAGGTTGAATGTCATGAAACTAAACTACAAGCTCCATGCCCTACAAAGAAAGGTTTAGGTTTAAACCATTACCTTCTTTATCTTCCTCtttcttatcttcttcttcttcttcttcttcttgttttgcTTTAGAGGAACCTCCTCCATGATGACCAGAAATCTTAACATCCTCAAGGAAGTCTTCCGGTTGAAATGTCGGGTTCCAACCCCCGGCAGCCTTgctgtcttccttcttctcatctttcttctctttcaacCCATTTGAATTGCCCCTGAGAAGCTGGCGCACCTCCCTCGTACTTCTAATCAACGCATAAAATTTCTCAATCTTCTCCTCTTCATCCtccatcttcctcttctttcctccTCCTTCCATGGTTCTCTCTCTTAACCACCCCttgctctgtgtgtgtgtgtctggtatacacacacatatataaaatgtattatgtttgtgtgtgtgtagacGTAATCACTTTGTTTTCTTCTGCATTGCTTATTTTCTCAACTTGTTTGTGACTTTAGACGGAAGGGAAAGATGAGGACCTGAAATGCGCGTTGCTTGCTCGActgtttatattatattattattgacAAAGACTATAGGAGTCGTTGATGGAGGAGAGAGGAAGGAACACACGCATTGACAAAAATACCCATTAGGAACCTGCATATTTTGACTTGCAGGGTCGAAATCTGTGTTGGAAAGCAGTGGTAGAATGGTCAATTCCGCTAGGGTGCGGTTAGCAGAATAATTGGGCTGCGTCATCCCCACAACGTAACGTTTCCACCAACCATGCCGTGAGCAAAGCAATTATGACATGTGATAGTGCCCTTTTCCCGGCGTCCTAGATTCCCCTTACTGTACTTGATCTTTTTCTGATTACGAACTGGGGTGTTGAGTTGTCACTCAATCAGTCATCGATGTTGTATTTATCATTGGGGGTAATTGAATTTAAGACGTCATATTTATAAGTAGAGAATAATATCGCTTCACCGTAGTATGCCCATTTAGTAAGTAAGATATAATTAGAATTTGAATGAATCTACAATAATTTCAAGGCAAATTAAAGACTGTACTTGATCTTTTTCTGATTATGAACTGGGGTGTTGAGTTGTCACTCAATGAATCATCGATGTTGTATTCATCATTGGAGGTAGTTGAATTTAAGACATCATATTTATAAGTAGAGAATAATATCGCTTCACCGTAGTAAGATACAATTAGGATTTGAAATGAATCTACACTAATTTCAAGGCAAATTAAAGGCAGCAGTGAATGATTTCACATTTGAAGGAGGTTATAAGAGATTTAGACATTAAGAAAACTTATTCCTTCTAATCCTACCACTTTAGAGatgatcttttctttggtgcCGATCAAATTGTTGACCCGTTGGATCTTATGTGAACACAAAGCCACCAGGCTACACAAAGACGGACATCATTTTGGAGATGATCAAAATAGATAAGTTTTCTTCATGAGtaaattttaaggaaaattaacaaaaagaattttaaaactttgaattttaataaataaaaaaaacaattaaaactttatttaatgataaaaaaggacaaaagccaaaaacaaaaaaataaaaaataaaaaacaaaaaaaaacaaaaaacgaacTAAAAGCGTGTGCAAGACCAATCCTTAAATGGGGCCGTTATTTTTTGTGGTAGTGAAATGGGGCTATTTATTCGGCAAGAAAATAAGGGAGctttgtttcaaaaaaaaaaaaaaaaaaaaaaaaaaaagagggagctTTTCCCTTTGGCGCCAATATCATCATCCTATGCCAAGgagtttt includes:
- the LOC139198175 gene encoding protein NIM1-INTERACTING 3-like produces the protein MEGGGKKRKMEDEEEKIEKFYALIRSTREVRQLLRGNSNGLKEKKDEKKEDSKAAGGWNPTFQPEDFLEDVKISGHHGGGSSKAKQEEEEEEEDKKEEDKEDKDHG